A genome region from Drosophila simulans strain w501 chromosome 2R, Prin_Dsim_3.1, whole genome shotgun sequence includes the following:
- the LOC6735494 gene encoding dynein regulatory complex protein 8, which translates to MEVGVTLNNELEEKISEAFCIFDTHGDKYIDSRNVGNVLRFLGCAPTEKEVEDVIKATDSVDYPGEAHLVKFMEHVSKLLMDRQMEPASSEKLLEAFETLDPENKKYLTKEYFGKLMAEEGEPFTAEELDAMWPVAIDPITGNIPYTFYINQLKHKPDIYEIAEVIKEELAQAEKEKGKKPQQTMF; encoded by the exons ATGGAAGTTGGTG TTACCCTAAACAACGAACTCGAGGAAAAGATTTCGGAagcattttgcatatttgataCTCATGGCGATAAGTATATTGATTCCCGCAATGTCGGCAACGTTCTCCGATTTTTAGGTTGCGCGCCCACCGAAAAAGAGGTCGAAGACGTCATTAAAGCCACCGATTCCGTCGACTATCCAGGCGAAGCCCATTTGGTCAAGTTCATGGAACACGTTTCCAAACTGCTGATGGATCGACA AATGGAACCAGCCTCGTCGGAAAAGCTACTCGAGGCCTTTGAGACCCTGGATCcggaaaacaagaaatatctGACCAAGGAGTACTTCGGCAAATTGATGGCGGAGGAAGGAGAACCCTTCACCGCTGAAGAACTGGATGCTATGTGGCCTGTGGCCATTGATCCCATAACTGGAAACATTCCCTACACCTTCTACATAAATCAACTCAAG CACAAACCTGATATCTATGAAATTGCCGAGGTTATCAAGGAGGAACTGGCCCAagccgaaaaagaaaagggcAAGAAACCACAACAGACAATGTTTTAG
- the LOC6735495 gene encoding LOW QUALITY PROTEIN: uncharacterized protein LOC6735495 (The sequence of the model RefSeq protein was modified relative to this genomic sequence to represent the inferred CDS: deleted 2 bases in 1 codon; substituted 1 base at 1 genomic stop codon), protein MAPTANTVLITVPRTAITSNNLPKLRPAPLTAALLKAAAAPSASPTPSSSGYASSSNMDDDNMAASQPKAKKRRLDHLTWEEKVQRKKLKNRVAAQTSRDRKKARMEEMDYEIKELTDRTEILQNKCDSLQAINESLLAKNHKLDSELDLLRQELAELKKQQQHNTRCISQSNASAGAEGCASTNLGCSIQSXPSAAGYTTGGHTVVSASAGGAAEEQQEPGLTLESCGPLPTLQDMLGVDEEFDVKRLEELAESLLADITADLETGAGASSPAAAQDAGNAERLLGPMVGPAAERLEPDGHRANGLKIKQEQETEHKVSLNVQVLEINGNPQHTTAAPASRTATITATAAASQLQATPDTVYGTYDAKTNSITIVMDGDAVPVNEAVEEIYCDGVSAGDDSTDVIMKCPPPATSPSQVYLNVMNATADSDDEECYDPIDRFLRPRVKAISPLAKSPALSLHSATSDHGYESILGSPTSVALTLPADEDDFPWESNFDELFPSLI, encoded by the exons ATGGCACCCACAGCAAATACAGTGCTAATAACCGTGCCGCGGACAGCAATCACATCGAATAATTTGCCCAAACTGCGCCCCGCCCCCCTTACGGCAGCTCTGCTGAAGGCGGCGGCCGCGCCCTCCGCCTCGCCCACGCCCTCGAGTTCGGGATACGCATCCTCGTCGAACATGGATGACGATAACATGGCTGCATCCCAGCCCAAGGCCAAGAAGCGTCGCCTGGACCATCTAACCTGGGAGGAGAAAGTGCAGAGAAA GAAGCTAAAGAACCGTGTGGCCGCCCAGACATCGCGTGACCGCAAGAAGGCACGCATGGAGGAGATGGACTACGAGATCAAGGAGCTGACAGACAGAACGGAAATACTACAGAACAAGTGCGATAGCCTGCAGGCCATCAACGAGTCACTGCTGGCCAAGAACCACAAGCTGGACTCGGAGCTGGATCTGCTGCGCCAAGAACTCGCCGAACTaaagaagcaacagcagcacaacACCAGATGCATCAGCCAATCCAACGCCAGCGCAGGCGCTGAGGGCTGTGCGTCCACCAACCTTGGA TGCAGCATCCAAAGCTGACCCTCTGCCGCAGGGTATACAACAGGTGGACACACAGTCGTCAGCGCGTCTGCTGGCGGAGCAGCTGAAGAGCAGCAAGAGCCTGGCCTCACTCTGGAAAGTTGTGGCCCTCTGCCTACTCTACAAGACATGCTTGGGGTCGACGAAGAGTTCGACGTCAAGCGCCTCGAAGAGCTGGCCGAAAGTCTGCTCGCAGATATCACAGCAGACCTGGAAACAGGCGCTGGAGCGAGCAGCCCAGCTGCTGCCCAAGATGCAGGCAACGCAGAGCGATTGCTTGGACCAATGGTGGGGCCCGCAGCAGAGCGCCTGGAACCCGACGGGCATAGAGCTAATGGCCTGAAGATTAAGCAGGAACAGGAAACCGAGCACAAGGTCAGCCTAAATGTGCAGGTGTTGGAGATAAATGGAAACCCACAGCATACAACAGCAGCGCCAGCCTCGAGAACAGCCACAATCACAGCGACAGCGGCCGCCTCGCAACTACAAGCCACTCCGGACACAGTGTACGGCACGTACGATGCCAAGACGAACTCGATCACCATCGTGATGGACGGGGATGCGGTGCCGGTGAACGAGGCCGTCGAGGAGATCTACTGTGACGGCGTCAGCGCTGGCGACGACTCGACGGACGTGATCATGAAGTGTCCGCCGCCAGCGACGTCTCCGTCACAGGTCTACCTCAACGTGATGAACGCCACCGCCGATTCGGACGACGAGGAATGTTATGATCCCATCGACCGATTCCTTCGTCCGCGCGTCAAGGCGATCTCCCCGTTGGCCAAATCCCCCGCATTGTCCCTACACTCGGCCACCTCGGACCATGGATACGAGTCCATACTGGGCTCCCCCACGTCCGTGGCTCTCACTCTGCCCGCAGATGAGGACGATTTCCCCTGGGAGAGCAACTTCGATGAGCTGTTCCCCAGTTTGATCTGA
- the LOC6735497 gene encoding SWI/SNF-related matrix-associated actin-dependent regulator of chromatin subfamily E member 1-related, whose protein sequence is MTEPTSKTPDAVPESPVSLPIASQSMDSATIEEFDEDKPAKGKKKVKNPKGRHSDSDMGSELKKLAQRRINVAGAPKMPLNGYVRFMNDRREELRREQPQRTALEHTRIIGEEWHQLPEERKLPYMEAAAKDKAIYQEQLQIFLKEHPEIVANELAKAKKATKLDGSPKEKTPKSESSLGKAKKTKAKTVKRQSEDPDDVPLAKVKRAQTPPPPTPPAPPVQPPPSSVPPAAPAPRPLQPGEIPIYTNEFIEHNRSTENELRTLRKAKTDLEQQNAVLEQHVDNTKAGYAKVMGEVTELMEENQRLETYVRALRQKLVAALGGISMPPLEPSGPSVGNIDKYIRHLAGLVTQPSNVTLIKAREALRKVDTSSLLKP, encoded by the exons ATGACGGAGCCAACAAGTAAGACACCGGATGCGGTTCCAGAATCACCCGTATCACTGCCCATCGCCTCCCAATCCATGGATTCGGCGACCATTGAAGAGTTCGACGAGGACAAACCAGCCAAGGGAAAGAAGAAAGTCAAGAATCCAAAGGGTCGCCACTCGGACTCCGACATGGGCTCCGAGCTGAAGAAGCTGGCCCAGCGTCGGATCAACGTAGCCGGTGCTCCTAAAATGCCACTTAATGGCTACGTCCGCTTCATGAACGATCGACGCGAGGAGCTGCGACGGGAGCAGCCACAACGTACTGCCCTGGAGCACACAAGGATCATCGGCGAGGAGTGGCACCAGCTGCCCGAGGAGCGTAAGTTGCCCTACATGGAGGCAGCAGCCAAGGACAAGGCCAT ATATCAGGAGCAGTTGCAAATTTTTCTCAAGGAACACCCCGAAATTGTGGCCAACGAGTTGGCCAAAGCCAAGAAAGCCACAAAACTGGATGGTTCGCCCAAGGAAAAGACGCCGAAGAGTGAATCGTCCTTGGGCAAGGCGAAGAAAACCAAGGCAAAGACGGTTAAGCGGCAGAGCGAAGATCCGGATGACGTGCCTCTGGCCAAGGTGAAGCGTGCGCAGACACCACCGCCTCCCACACCGCCAGCACCTCCAGTACAGCCCCCTCCCAGCAGTGTGCCGCCTGCAGCACCTGCACCACGACCGCTGCAGCCCGGCGAGATACCCATCTACACCAACGAGTTCATCGAACACAATCGCAGCACGGAGAATGAGCTGAGGACGCTGCGCAAGGCCAAGACCGATCTGGAGCAGCAGAACGCTGTGCTGGAACAGCACGTGGACAATACGAAAGCCGGGTACGCCAAGGTGATGGGCGAGGTAACTGAGCTCATGGAGGAAAACCAACGCCTGGAGACGTATGTGCGCGCGTTGCGCCAGAAACTGGTCGCAGCCCTCGGCGGAATCTCGATGCCCCCACTGGAGCCAAGTGGTCCCAGCGTTGGCAACATTGACAAGTACATCCGGCACTTAGCCGGGCTCGTCACTCAGCCAAGCAATGTCACCTTGATCAAGGCACGAGAGGCGCTGCGTAAAGTGGACACCAGTAGCTTGCTAAAACCGTGA
- the LOC6735498 gene encoding uncharacterized protein LOC6735498, whose translation MLIYFIYSVLEAIANGIYTTVATISSIEQALINLMMSTFLFVLGIACHPVMVIPMMLGGYYILRNFWNRRTKTPGLQSSMDGDAGLITAGARKEPRIPSYRSFAVGIDAPKDN comes from the exons ATGCTGATCTACTTTATTTATAGTGTGCTTGAAGCCATTGCGAATGGGATTTACACAACAGTGGCCACCATTTCGAGCATTGAAC AGGCCCTAATCAACCTGATGATGTccacatttttgtttgtgctcGGGATAGCCTGTCACCCGGTAATGGTGATTCCCATGATGCTAGGAGGCTACTATATACTACGCAACTTTTGGAATCGTCGCACCAAGACCCCAGGGCTGCAGAGTTCCATGGATGGCGATGCTGGATTGATCACGGCAGGAGCACGTAAAGAGCCACGGATTCCCTCTTATCGCAGCTTCGCTGTTGGCATTGACGCTCCCAAGGACAACTAA
- the LOC27209132 gene encoding macoilin isoform X2, which translates to MKRRNADCGKLRRPIKRNKITEGMYGSTTVLYMKFLILWAIVMVADFMFMFRFEFLWPFWLLLRSVHDSFKYKGLAFSVLFVCIAITSDLVCLFFIPVHWLLFAASTYVWVQYVWHTDKGICLPTIILWMLFVYLEVGIRWKDSRHMPHLDLCRPFAAHCIGYPVVTLGFGFKSYVGYRMRQRKQREVAKDNEFYMQLLQQALPAEEAAEEAAAGATATSSTVVVANGSATTPALVASSGATAANGVLATATQAQNHHEHHHSGGAGASSSSSSNSNHHHHHHHNNSSGNSGSNHNSNSSSGGAKDNSTSESASGAAASSIAASSATGAAAAAAAAASSASTTSGSSSSSASTGKQSSSSAASAATTATSNGHAGGSRNHRRSMDKDKHRNKGDAADNEHNNGTRHGGKNSGNNYHQVDSAATATATVTATSSNSKDKDKEKSDWDSGTSYPQQQQQGGKEKHEKKAGNAVPNGNANHLEDETAIVEPTPPVEKAPKGRRNRGKKDNAAKDNHSHQQQLAQQQKEKDKENTANNNNNDASSVSSSASSTSSNAIANLASKVVSKICETCLKLEADVKKYRAEISHMKQIENELRQKLDANLTSKSTLQAKQKECDDLEKRIQELNNARHADMLNLQTVERRLNEERRQKQSLDSQLSNEKKARKVAEEKAARPECSSQCKQRRQQMDEEQKRLRGDLKQAEEAKQLAVEHGRKVEQEYRMMEAKLRNRESSQPDPEILLNALAAMQDKNATLEKNLSAETRVKLDLFSALGAAKRQIEISDNHRRSKEDEVIDLKAKIAQLLAVMPDNLCMNTGPHGPASSILRMNDTPPLQSGPGPSSPMLSLSAAQEYQQHQQHQQHQQHQQHQQHQQHQQHQQQQHQQHQQHQQQQHQQQHQQHQQHQQHQQHQQQGGGGPVSQQQMVPVSVAAAFQVAAANAAAANGNGGSTLDPNASVYTPKNGNMMVVSPVGMNPNGADA; encoded by the exons ATGAAGCGACGCAACGCGGATTGTGGAAAACTTCGGCGGCCGATCAAGCGCAACAAAATCACAGAGGGAATGTACGGCAG CACAACAGTTCTGTACATGAAGTTTCTGATCCTTTGGGCCATCGTCATGGTTGCCGACTTCATGTTCATGTTCCGCTTTGAGTTCTTGTGGCCATTCTGGCTGCTCCTTCGCTCCGTGCACGATTCCTTCAAGTACAAGGGACTG GCATTCTCCGTACTGTTCGTGTGCATAGCGATAACGTCGGATCTGGTCTGTTTATTCTTCATACCCGTTCACTGGCTGCTCTTCGCAGCGAGCACTTATGTGTGGGTGCAGTACGTCTGGCATACAG ATAAGGGTATCTGTTTGCCGACCATAATACTCTGGATGTTATTTGTCTACCTGGAGGTGGGCATAAGATGGAAGGACAGTCGCCACATGCCGCACTTGGATCTCTGCCGGCCGTTCGCAGCGCACTG CATTGGCTATCCGGTTGTCACGCTTGGGTTTGGCTTCAAAAGCTACGTGGGCTACCGCATGCGCCAACGCAAGCAGCGCGAGGTGGCCAAGGACAACGAGTTCTACATGCAGCTCCTGCAGCAGGCTCTGCCCGCAGAGGAGGCGGCCGAGGAAGCGGCTGCGGGGGCGACAGCCACATCCAGCACCGTTGTCGTGGCCAATGGGTCTGCAACTACGCCGGCCCTGGTCGCGTCATCAGGAGCAACTGCGGCGAACGGTGTTTTGGCCACTGCCACGCAAGCACAAAACCATCATGAGCATCATCACAGCGGCGGCGCcggcgccagcagcagcagctcgagCAATAGTaatcatcaccatcaccaccatcataacaacagcagtggcaacagcggcagcaaccaCAATAGCAACAGTAGCAGTGGCGGCGCCAAGGACAACAGTACGAGCGAGAGTGCATCGGGCGCCGCCGCGTCGTCCATTGCAGCGTCTtcagcaacaggagcagcagcagcagcagctgcagctgcgtcATCAGCGTCCACGACATCCGGCTCATCGTCGTCTTCGGCGTCGACGGGCAagcagtcgtcgtcgtcagcGGCATCCGCGGCCACAACAG CAACCTCCAATGGTCACGCTGGTGGTTCAAGGAACCATCGACGCAGCATGGACAAGGATAAGCATCGCAACAAGGGCGACGCTGCTGATAATGAGCACAACAATGGAACGCGGCACGGTGGTAAAAATAGCGGCAACAACTATCACCAAGTCGATAGCGCTGCCACAGCAACCGCAACAGTAACAGCTACATCAAGTAATAGTAAGGATAAGGATAAGGAGAAGTCAGACTGGGATAGTGGCACAAGCTatccacaacaacagcagcaggggGGAAAGGAGAAGCACG AGAAAAAGGCTGGTAACGCTGTTCCCAACGGCAATGCCAATCACCTGGAAGATGAAACGGCCATTGTGGAACCAACACCACCTGTTGAAAAGGCGCCTAAGG GTCGACGTAATCGCGGCAAGAAGGATAATGCAGCAAAGGACAATCACagccatcagcagcagctggctcagcaacaaaaggaaaaggacAAGGAGAAcacggccaacaacaacaataacgacGCTAGCTCAGTATCATCTTCAGCGAGCTCCACCTCCAGCAATGCCATCGCGAACCTGGCCAGCAAGGTGGTCTCCAAGATCTGTGAAACGTGTTTAAAACTGGAGGCCGATGTGAAAAAGTATCGAGCTGAAATCAGCCATATGAAGCAAATCGAAAACGAATTGCGGCAAAAGCTGGACGCCAATCTCACCAGCAAGTCAACGCTGCAGGCCAAGCAGAAGGAGTGCGACGACCTGGAGAAGCGCATCCAAGAGCTGAATAACGCCCGGCACGCTGATATGCTCAATTTGCAGACAGTGGAGCGAAGACTAAACGAGGAGCGCCGCCAGAAGCAATCCCTGGACTCGCAGCTGTCCAACGAGAAGAAGGCTCGCAAGGTGGCCGAGGAGAAGGCGGCCCGTCCGGAGTGCAGTTCCCAGTGCAAGCAGCGGCGCCAGCAGATGGATGAAGAGCAAAAACGACTGCGCGGCGACCTAAagcaggcggaggaggcgaAGCAACTTGCCGTCGAACATGGACGAAAAGTAGAACAAGAG TACCGCATGATGGAGGCGAAACTGCGCAATCGGGAATCGTCCCAGCCTGATCCCGAGATTCTATTGAATGCGCTGGCTGCCATGCAGGACAAGAACGCAACGCTGGAGAAGAATCTATCCGCAGAGACGAGAGTCAAGCTGGACTTGTTCTCGGCTCTGGGCGCTGCCAAGCGCCAGATTGAAATATCTGACA ACCATCGTCGCTCCAAGGAGGATGAGGTCATCGATCTCAAGGCAAAGATTGCCCAACTTCTGGCCGTGATGCCAGACAACTTGTGCATGAACACTGGCCCACATGGGCCGGCGAGCAGCATTCTGCGCATGAACGACACGCCACCGCTGCAGTCGGGTCCCGGACCGTCCTCGCCCATGCTCAGCCTGAGCGCTGCGCAGGAGTaccaacagcatcagcagcaccagcaacaccaacagcaccagcagcatcagcaacatcagcagcaccagcagcatcagcaacagcagcaccaacagcatcagcaacatcagcagcagcagcatcagcagcagcaccagcaacatcagcagcaccaacaacaccagcagcatcagcagcagggtGGTGGTGGGCCTGTCTCCCAGCAGCAAATGGTGCCGGTCAGTGTGGCGGCTGCCTTCCAGGTGGCTGCAGCCaatgccgctgctgccaatGGAAACGGAGGCTCAACGCTGGATCCCAATGCTAGCGTCTACACGCCGAAGAATGGCAACATGATGGTGGTGTCGCCGGTGGGCATGAACCCCAACGGTGCGGATGCCTGa
- the LOC27209132 gene encoding macoilin-2 isoform X1 — translation MKRRNADCGKLRRPIKRNKITEGMYGSTTVLYMKFLILWAIVMVADFMFMFRFEFLWPFWLLLRSVHDSFKYKGLAFSVLFVCIAITSDLVCLFFIPVHWLLFAASTYVWVQYVWHTDKGICLPTIILWMLFVYLEVGIRWKDSRHMPHLDLCRPFAAHCIGYPVVTLGFGFKSYVGYRMRQRKQREVAKDNEFYMQLLQQALPAEEAAEEAAAGATATSSTVVVANGSATTPALVASSGATAANGVLATATQAQNHHEHHHSGGAGASSSSSSNSNHHHHHHHNNSSGNSGSNHNSNSSSGGAKDNSTSESASGAAASSIAASSATGAAAAAAAAASSASTTSGSSSSSASTGKQSSSSAASAATTGAATTSSTPVSDFSALAASLATQQQQHQSVATAYPATSSARSSSSTSEGVDADGCCGATSNGHAGGSRNHRRSMDKDKHRNKGDAADNEHNNGTRHGGKNSGNNYHQVDSAATATATVTATSSNSKDKDKEKSDWDSGTSYPQQQQQGGKEKHEKKAGNAVPNGNANHLEDETAIVEPTPPVEKAPKGRRNRGKKDNAAKDNHSHQQQLAQQQKEKDKENTANNNNNDASSVSSSASSTSSNAIANLASKVVSKICETCLKLEADVKKYRAEISHMKQIENELRQKLDANLTSKSTLQAKQKECDDLEKRIQELNNARHADMLNLQTVERRLNEERRQKQSLDSQLSNEKKARKVAEEKAARPECSSQCKQRRQQMDEEQKRLRGDLKQAEEAKQLAVEHGRKVEQEYRMMEAKLRNRESSQPDPEILLNALAAMQDKNATLEKNLSAETRVKLDLFSALGAAKRQIEISDNHRRSKEDEVIDLKAKIAQLLAVMPDNLCMNTGPHGPASSILRMNDTPPLQSGPGPSSPMLSLSAAQEYQQHQQHQQHQQHQQHQQHQQHQQHQQQQHQQHQQHQQQQHQQQHQQHQQHQQHQQHQQQGGGGPVSQQQMVPVSVAAAFQVAAANAAAANGNGGSTLDPNASVYTPKNGNMMVVSPVGMNPNGADA, via the exons ATGAAGCGACGCAACGCGGATTGTGGAAAACTTCGGCGGCCGATCAAGCGCAACAAAATCACAGAGGGAATGTACGGCAG CACAACAGTTCTGTACATGAAGTTTCTGATCCTTTGGGCCATCGTCATGGTTGCCGACTTCATGTTCATGTTCCGCTTTGAGTTCTTGTGGCCATTCTGGCTGCTCCTTCGCTCCGTGCACGATTCCTTCAAGTACAAGGGACTG GCATTCTCCGTACTGTTCGTGTGCATAGCGATAACGTCGGATCTGGTCTGTTTATTCTTCATACCCGTTCACTGGCTGCTCTTCGCAGCGAGCACTTATGTGTGGGTGCAGTACGTCTGGCATACAG ATAAGGGTATCTGTTTGCCGACCATAATACTCTGGATGTTATTTGTCTACCTGGAGGTGGGCATAAGATGGAAGGACAGTCGCCACATGCCGCACTTGGATCTCTGCCGGCCGTTCGCAGCGCACTG CATTGGCTATCCGGTTGTCACGCTTGGGTTTGGCTTCAAAAGCTACGTGGGCTACCGCATGCGCCAACGCAAGCAGCGCGAGGTGGCCAAGGACAACGAGTTCTACATGCAGCTCCTGCAGCAGGCTCTGCCCGCAGAGGAGGCGGCCGAGGAAGCGGCTGCGGGGGCGACAGCCACATCCAGCACCGTTGTCGTGGCCAATGGGTCTGCAACTACGCCGGCCCTGGTCGCGTCATCAGGAGCAACTGCGGCGAACGGTGTTTTGGCCACTGCCACGCAAGCACAAAACCATCATGAGCATCATCACAGCGGCGGCGCcggcgccagcagcagcagctcgagCAATAGTaatcatcaccatcaccaccatcataacaacagcagtggcaacagcggcagcaaccaCAATAGCAACAGTAGCAGTGGCGGCGCCAAGGACAACAGTACGAGCGAGAGTGCATCGGGCGCCGCCGCGTCGTCCATTGCAGCGTCTtcagcaacaggagcagcagcagcagcagctgcagctgcgtcATCAGCGTCCACGACATCCGGCTCATCGTCGTCTTCGGCGTCGACGGGCAagcagtcgtcgtcgtcagcGGCATCCGCGGCCACAACAGGTGCAGCAACCACTTCTTCCACTCCCGTCTCAGATTTCTCTGCTTTGGCTGCAAGTCTGGcgacacagcagcagcaacatcagtcGGTGGCGACAGCATACCCGGCTACTTCTTCCGCCCGTTCTTCCTCCTCTACTTCCGAAGGTGTCGATGCTGACGGTTGTTGTGGTG CAACCTCCAATGGTCACGCTGGTGGTTCAAGGAACCATCGACGCAGCATGGACAAGGATAAGCATCGCAACAAGGGCGACGCTGCTGATAATGAGCACAACAATGGAACGCGGCACGGTGGTAAAAATAGCGGCAACAACTATCACCAAGTCGATAGCGCTGCCACAGCAACCGCAACAGTAACAGCTACATCAAGTAATAGTAAGGATAAGGATAAGGAGAAGTCAGACTGGGATAGTGGCACAAGCTatccacaacaacagcagcaggggGGAAAGGAGAAGCACG AGAAAAAGGCTGGTAACGCTGTTCCCAACGGCAATGCCAATCACCTGGAAGATGAAACGGCCATTGTGGAACCAACACCACCTGTTGAAAAGGCGCCTAAGG GTCGACGTAATCGCGGCAAGAAGGATAATGCAGCAAAGGACAATCACagccatcagcagcagctggctcagcaacaaaaggaaaaggacAAGGAGAAcacggccaacaacaacaataacgacGCTAGCTCAGTATCATCTTCAGCGAGCTCCACCTCCAGCAATGCCATCGCGAACCTGGCCAGCAAGGTGGTCTCCAAGATCTGTGAAACGTGTTTAAAACTGGAGGCCGATGTGAAAAAGTATCGAGCTGAAATCAGCCATATGAAGCAAATCGAAAACGAATTGCGGCAAAAGCTGGACGCCAATCTCACCAGCAAGTCAACGCTGCAGGCCAAGCAGAAGGAGTGCGACGACCTGGAGAAGCGCATCCAAGAGCTGAATAACGCCCGGCACGCTGATATGCTCAATTTGCAGACAGTGGAGCGAAGACTAAACGAGGAGCGCCGCCAGAAGCAATCCCTGGACTCGCAGCTGTCCAACGAGAAGAAGGCTCGCAAGGTGGCCGAGGAGAAGGCGGCCCGTCCGGAGTGCAGTTCCCAGTGCAAGCAGCGGCGCCAGCAGATGGATGAAGAGCAAAAACGACTGCGCGGCGACCTAAagcaggcggaggaggcgaAGCAACTTGCCGTCGAACATGGACGAAAAGTAGAACAAGAG TACCGCATGATGGAGGCGAAACTGCGCAATCGGGAATCGTCCCAGCCTGATCCCGAGATTCTATTGAATGCGCTGGCTGCCATGCAGGACAAGAACGCAACGCTGGAGAAGAATCTATCCGCAGAGACGAGAGTCAAGCTGGACTTGTTCTCGGCTCTGGGCGCTGCCAAGCGCCAGATTGAAATATCTGACA ACCATCGTCGCTCCAAGGAGGATGAGGTCATCGATCTCAAGGCAAAGATTGCCCAACTTCTGGCCGTGATGCCAGACAACTTGTGCATGAACACTGGCCCACATGGGCCGGCGAGCAGCATTCTGCGCATGAACGACACGCCACCGCTGCAGTCGGGTCCCGGACCGTCCTCGCCCATGCTCAGCCTGAGCGCTGCGCAGGAGTaccaacagcatcagcagcaccagcaacaccaacagcaccagcagcatcagcaacatcagcagcaccagcagcatcagcaacagcagcaccaacagcatcagcaacatcagcagcagcagcatcagcagcagcaccagcaacatcagcagcaccaacaacaccagcagcatcagcagcagggtGGTGGTGGGCCTGTCTCCCAGCAGCAAATGGTGCCGGTCAGTGTGGCGGCTGCCTTCCAGGTGGCTGCAGCCaatgccgctgctgccaatGGAAACGGAGGCTCAACGCTGGATCCCAATGCTAGCGTCTACACGCCGAAGAATGGCAACATGATGGTGGTGTCGCCGGTGGGCATGAACCCCAACGGTGCGGATGCCTGa